One stretch of Chitinophagales bacterium DNA includes these proteins:
- a CDS encoding glycosyltransferase family 39 protein, producing the protein MSIIIFLIIVYTLLFAFSIYKCSCFSAIFLSKRALLIFFGFKAIVALFYIYSNTSLVSGGDIFNYYNDGLIVFDKLKQGEILTYLQLTFGTNNTTITPNIAQAVDEMGFWSDNSAYFIVRANAFINLFTFGKSIYINAVFFALFSFLASFFIYKTFEQFLMTAKNNILVLSIFLTPSLLYWTSGMHKETLSVLFISTTLYSFFKIIIESKIKFIILFILSLALLFVLRYFIALILIPPFIAFIIYKWTNAKKPLYSYIGIYTMALLSTYIIPVLFHTPNLVDLINQRKELYLSLKAGNTAIDLGDYHLSYLGYMTKIPQALLNTTVRPWFFEAKTLLLAISSIESAVLSIFLVASIFYIKKLNTKQKAFVYLFYAFGFSYLILTGLIVPNLGAILRYRSVALFLLVPTSIYILSDFIYRKN; encoded by the coding sequence ATGAGTATAATAATATTTCTGATTATAGTTTACACTTTATTGTTTGCTTTTTCAATTTATAAGTGCAGTTGTTTCAGCGCTATATTTTTATCTAAGCGAGCATTACTTATTTTTTTTGGATTTAAGGCTATAGTAGCTCTATTTTATATTTATAGTAATACCAGCCTTGTTAGTGGTGGAGATATATTTAATTATTATAATGACGGATTAATTGTTTTTGATAAACTAAAACAGGGAGAAATTCTAACATACTTGCAGTTAACATTTGGTACAAATAATACTACTATAACACCTAATATAGCTCAAGCCGTAGATGAAATGGGTTTTTGGAGCGATAATTCCGCTTATTTTATAGTTAGAGCAAATGCGTTTATTAACCTTTTTACTTTTGGCAAGTCTATTTATATAAATGCCGTTTTCTTCGCTTTATTTTCGTTTTTAGCGTCATTTTTTATTTATAAAACTTTTGAGCAGTTTTTAATGACAGCTAAAAACAACATACTTGTTTTGTCTATTTTTCTTACACCCAGTTTGTTATATTGGACATCGGGTATGCACAAAGAAACTTTAAGTGTGCTATTTATTAGCACAACGCTTTATTCCTTTTTTAAAATTATTATTGAAAGCAAAATCAAATTTATTATTCTATTCATATTGTCTTTAGCACTATTATTTGTATTAAGGTATTTTATTGCTCTTATTTTAATTCCGCCTTTTATAGCTTTTATAATTTATAAATGGACTAATGCAAAAAAGCCACTTTACAGTTATATAGGTATTTACACAATGGCACTATTATCTACTTATATCATACCTGTTTTATTTCACACGCCTAATTTAGTAGATTTAATAAACCAAAGAAAAGAACTGTATTTATCGTTAAAGGCGGGCAATACTGCCATAGATTTAGGAGATTACCATTTGAGTTACTTAGGATATATGACTAAAATTCCGCAGGCACTACTAAATACAACTGTACGTCCGTGGTTTTTTGAAGCTAAAACACTATTGCTTGCTATTTCAAGTATAGAAAGTGCTGTGTTAAGCATATTTTTAGTGGCATCTATATTTTATATAAAAAAGCTAAATACAAAGCAAAAAGCATTTGTTTATCTTTTTTATGCATTTGGGTTTTCATATTTAATACTCACAGGCTTAATAGTTCCAAATTTGGGAGCTATTTTAAGATATAGAAGTGTTGCATTGTTTTTACTTGTTCCAACATCTATTTACATACTTTCTGATTTTATTTATAGGAAAAATTAA